One part of the Futiania mangrovi genome encodes these proteins:
- a CDS encoding glycosyltransferase family 4 protein translates to MSVPMQLLRILSVTTLYPNAAMPSHGVFVENRLRHLVASGEVDLRVIAPVPWFPFGSEMFGAYARFASVPHAEVRHGISVTHPRYPVIPKVGMTAAPYLLARTMERAIRADIARNGDVDLIDAHYYYPDGVAAAWVAGRLGKPVVITARGTDINLIPQYPRQRRMVLDAAAAADASITVCRALKDELVALGAEAGKIHVLRNGVDLDMFRPRGRDAARARHSLTRPTVVSVGGLIERKGHHLIVEAMKEVAGADLLIAGDGEMRGALETQIARLGLGDRVRLLGRVNHADLAELYSAADLMVLASSREGWANVLLESMACGTPVAATRIWGTPEVVQTEAVGTLIEERTPAAIANAIRRMLAAPRDRAAVRAYAERFSWDETTAGQLALFREILARRAALKTAA, encoded by the coding sequence ATGAGCGTACCGATGCAGCTCCTGCGGATCCTGTCGGTAACGACCCTCTACCCGAACGCGGCGATGCCGTCGCACGGCGTGTTCGTCGAGAACCGACTGCGTCATCTGGTCGCCTCGGGCGAAGTGGACCTGCGTGTCATCGCGCCCGTTCCCTGGTTTCCCTTCGGATCGGAGATGTTCGGCGCCTACGCGCGCTTCGCCTCTGTTCCCCACGCGGAGGTCCGGCACGGGATTTCCGTCACGCACCCGCGCTATCCCGTCATTCCCAAGGTCGGCATGACCGCCGCGCCCTATCTGCTCGCCCGCACGATGGAACGCGCGATCCGCGCCGACATTGCACGAAACGGCGACGTCGACCTGATCGACGCCCACTACTATTACCCAGATGGCGTTGCAGCGGCCTGGGTGGCCGGACGCCTCGGCAAGCCAGTGGTCATCACGGCGCGCGGCACCGACATCAACCTGATCCCGCAGTATCCCCGGCAGCGCCGCATGGTGCTCGATGCGGCTGCCGCAGCCGATGCCTCCATCACGGTGTGCAGGGCGCTCAAGGACGAACTCGTCGCCCTCGGCGCCGAGGCGGGCAAGATCCATGTCCTGCGCAATGGCGTAGACCTGGACATGTTCCGCCCGCGCGGCCGGGACGCCGCACGTGCCCGCCACAGCCTGACACGCCCCACGGTCGTCTCGGTCGGCGGCCTGATCGAGCGCAAGGGACATCACCTGATCGTCGAGGCGATGAAGGAGGTGGCGGGCGCAGACCTGCTCATCGCAGGCGACGGCGAGATGCGCGGCGCGCTCGAGACGCAGATCGCGCGCCTCGGCCTCGGCGACCGGGTGCGTCTGCTCGGCCGGGTGAACCACGCCGACCTTGCCGAACTCTATTCCGCGGCGGACCTCATGGTACTGGCGTCGAGCCGCGAGGGCTGGGCGAACGTGCTGCTGGAGTCGATGGCCTGCGGTACCCCGGTTGCGGCGACCCGGATCTGGGGCACGCCGGAGGTGGTGCAGACCGAGGCCGTCGGCACCCTGATCGAGGAGCGCACACCGGCCGCGATCGCCAACGCGATCCGCCGGATGCTTGCCGCCCCCCGCGACAGGGCCGCGGTGCGCGCCTATGCGGAAAGGTTTTCCTGGGACGAGACCACGGCCGGGCAGCTTGCGCTCTTCCGGGAGATTCTTGCCCGCCGCGCCGCGCTCAAGACCGCGGCCTGA
- a CDS encoding GNAT family N-acetyltransferase: MHSNTHGLSVRIEPLRDRGRLSVQWKHLEAAARPAFFLSWTWIGTWLDTLAVAPWTVEVTRGEETVGLACFELRTAVRRKFVRSRTLFLNETGDPARDVVTLEYNRILCHPDCAQEAEDAALAALMDARGRLWDELYVRNAPPDFAARLEGLGLGVWQRLDAASAEMDLDAARAAGGVLETMSRNTRHQIRRSMRLYEERNGPLALTRAGTVAEALDFFERLGALHQPYWQARGKPGAFAHPHYLEMHRALIARAMPAGEAEVVRVRAGEHEIGYLYNFVRDGRVYFYLSGLRYEDDAKLKPGLVTHAMCAADHLERGAHVYDFMAGENRYKTQLGQEAAPLVSLTLQRRRLVFWLERAAKGLRDRFRPRS; this comes from the coding sequence ATGCACTCGAACACCCATGGATTGAGTGTGCGCATCGAGCCCTTGCGCGACCGTGGCCGGCTCTCGGTTCAATGGAAGCACCTGGAAGCGGCGGCGCGGCCTGCGTTCTTTCTTTCCTGGACGTGGATCGGCACCTGGCTCGACACGCTGGCCGTGGCGCCCTGGACGGTCGAAGTTACGCGGGGGGAAGAGACCGTGGGGCTTGCCTGCTTCGAGCTGAGAACCGCCGTCCGCCGCAAGTTCGTGCGCAGCCGGACGCTCTTTCTCAACGAGACGGGCGATCCCGCGCGGGATGTCGTGACCCTGGAATACAATCGGATCCTGTGCCATCCGGACTGTGCGCAAGAGGCTGAGGACGCCGCGCTCGCCGCGCTGATGGATGCGCGCGGCCGTCTCTGGGACGAGCTTTACGTGCGCAACGCGCCGCCGGACTTTGCCGCGCGGCTGGAAGGGCTAGGGCTCGGGGTCTGGCAACGTCTCGATGCGGCGTCCGCCGAGATGGACCTGGATGCAGCACGCGCGGCCGGCGGCGTGCTGGAGACGATGTCGCGCAACACACGCCACCAGATCCGCCGGTCGATGCGGCTTTACGAGGAACGCAACGGACCCCTTGCCCTGACCCGGGCCGGCACGGTAGCCGAGGCGCTCGACTTCTTCGAACGGCTGGGTGCCCTGCATCAGCCCTATTGGCAGGCGCGCGGCAAGCCCGGCGCCTTCGCCCATCCGCACTACCTGGAGATGCATCGGGCGCTGATCGCGCGGGCGATGCCGGCCGGCGAGGCGGAGGTCGTGCGGGTGCGAGCGGGAGAGCACGAGATCGGCTATCTCTACAATTTCGTGCGTGACGGGCGGGTCTATTTCTACCTGAGCGGTCTGCGCTACGAGGACGACGCAAAGCTCAAGCCCGGTCTCGTCACCCATGCGATGTGCGCGGCGGACCATCTGGAACGGGGCGCACACGTCTATGACTTCATGGCGGGGGAGAACCGCTACAAGACGCAACTGGGCCAGGAGGCGGCGCCGCTGGTCTCGCTGACACTGCAGCGGCGCCGGCTCGTCTTCTGGCTGGAGCGGGCCGCGAAGGGCTTGCGCGACCGGTTCAGGCCGCGGTCTTGA
- a CDS encoding XrtA/PEP-CTERM system exopolysaccharide export protein, whose product MMRLPGLLKSVVLTIVLALGLSACATSNNPPAPREAVAPTASPDYVLGPLDQIQVFVWRSPELSSQVPVRPDGRISLPLIEDMQAAGKTPTQLARDIEEALKVYVQNPIVTVIVDNFQGALNQQVRVVGQAAQPQAIPFRAGMTVLDVVIATGGLTEFADGNRAVIVRYTGDTEQAYNVRLDDLIRYGDIKANVPMLPGDVLIIPEAWL is encoded by the coding sequence ATGATGCGGCTCCCCGGACTTCTGAAATCGGTCGTTCTCACGATCGTTCTGGCGCTTGGCCTTTCGGCGTGCGCAACTTCGAACAATCCGCCAGCGCCGCGCGAAGCGGTGGCGCCTACTGCGTCACCTGACTATGTCCTGGGCCCGCTCGACCAGATCCAAGTCTTCGTCTGGCGCTCGCCCGAGCTCTCTTCCCAGGTTCCGGTGCGTCCCGATGGCCGCATCTCCCTTCCGCTGATCGAGGACATGCAGGCAGCCGGCAAGACGCCGACGCAGCTTGCACGCGACATCGAGGAAGCGCTGAAGGTCTATGTCCAGAACCCGATCGTCACGGTCATCGTGGACAATTTCCAGGGCGCGCTGAACCAGCAGGTCCGCGTCGTGGGCCAGGCGGCGCAGCCGCAGGCCATTCCCTTCCGTGCGGGCATGACGGTGCTCGACGTGGTCATCGCGACCGGCGGCCTCACCGAATTCGCCGATGGCAACCGGGCCGTGATCGTCCGCTACACGGGCGATACGGAACAGGCCTACAACGTCCGCCTCGACGACCTCATCCGCTACGGCGACATCAAGGCGAACGTGCCGATGCTGCCGGGCGACGTGCTGATCATTCCCGAGGCATGGCTCTAG
- a CDS encoding XrtA system polysaccharide chain length determinant → MGGDIRYLINFYLTEFWKRRWIIVGVAWIVGLLGALMVMSVPDRFESKAQLYVDTEALLLQVLKNDAATFDTERQIENVRQLMYSRPNLERVIKNTDLDLTVNDQVGMERLVANLQERLQVLRVGRDLYSVSYATNNASVAQRVVQEVLNSFIEQNLILEQTGTDKSRTFLASDLQQIEKDLEQAETKLTEFRSQNVEILSDTSSLLSRMREAESTIDQARIERSLLEARRDQLAVSLANTPQSLTSGGFVSAQAQQLAELRSQRAQLLQRFTPNHPDVQAIEQQIRGLEQSGVRTGGGGRTSQPNPVYVQLQDQLQSVELQLAQLDERVRQAQRTETTLRDTLERQPAVQQQLGQLQTTYQQLYDEYRKRRQDLSVIEMTEALKTRTTLVDYRVIEPPIEPVTPVGPNRLLMFLGVLFASVGAGLAVAFLRIQMSDNFPTLMHLRNAFEMPILGSVSMIRPARSMAQRLTSLAVWGASAAALVAIFGGLIYLYHFQLYRPNLTGISDQLYFMFRSAI, encoded by the coding sequence GTGGGCGGCGACATTCGTTATCTCATCAATTTCTATCTGACGGAGTTCTGGAAGCGCCGTTGGATCATCGTCGGCGTTGCCTGGATCGTGGGTCTGCTCGGCGCCCTGATGGTGATGTCGGTCCCTGACCGCTTCGAATCCAAGGCGCAGCTCTACGTCGACACCGAGGCCCTGCTGCTGCAGGTGCTCAAGAACGACGCGGCGACGTTCGACACCGAACGCCAGATCGAGAATGTCCGCCAACTCATGTACTCGCGACCGAACCTGGAGCGCGTCATCAAGAACACCGACCTCGACCTGACTGTGAACGACCAGGTCGGCATGGAGCGTCTTGTAGCGAATCTGCAGGAGCGTCTGCAGGTGCTGCGCGTCGGCCGCGACCTCTATTCGGTCAGCTACGCGACCAACAACGCCAGCGTTGCGCAGCGCGTCGTGCAGGAAGTGCTCAACAGTTTCATCGAACAGAACCTGATCCTCGAGCAGACGGGTACGGACAAGAGCCGCACCTTCCTTGCCAGCGACCTGCAGCAGATCGAGAAGGATCTCGAGCAAGCCGAAACCAAGCTGACGGAGTTCCGCTCGCAGAACGTGGAGATCCTGTCGGACACGAGCTCCCTTCTGAGCCGCATGCGCGAGGCAGAATCGACCATCGACCAGGCGCGGATCGAGCGGTCGCTGCTCGAGGCGCGGCGCGACCAGCTGGCGGTGAGCCTCGCCAACACTCCGCAGTCGCTCACCAGCGGCGGTTTCGTCTCGGCGCAGGCGCAGCAGCTGGCAGAACTTCGCTCCCAGCGTGCCCAACTCCTGCAGCGTTTCACGCCGAACCACCCGGATGTGCAGGCGATCGAACAGCAGATCCGCGGGCTGGAGCAGTCCGGCGTGCGCACTGGTGGCGGCGGCCGTACATCCCAGCCGAACCCGGTCTATGTTCAGCTTCAGGATCAGCTCCAGTCTGTCGAACTGCAGCTCGCCCAGCTTGACGAGCGCGTCCGCCAGGCGCAGCGCACCGAGACAACCCTGCGCGACACGCTGGAGCGGCAGCCGGCCGTGCAGCAGCAGCTTGGCCAGCTGCAGACGACCTACCAGCAGCTCTACGACGAATACCGCAAGCGGCGTCAGGACCTGAGCGTCATCGAGATGACCGAGGCGCTGAAGACGCGGACGACGCTCGTCGACTACCGCGTGATCGAGCCGCCGATCGAGCCGGTCACCCCGGTCGGGCCGAACCGCCTGCTGATGTTCCTTGGCGTGCTGTTCGCGTCCGTCGGTGCGGGCCTCGCAGTGGCCTTCCTCCGGATCCAGATGTCGGACAATTTCCCGACACTGATGCACCTGCGCAACGCCTTCGAGATGCCGATCCTGGGCAGCGTGTCGATGATCCGCCCCGCCCGGTCCATGGCCCAGCGCCTGACCAGCCTGGCCGTGTGGGGCGCGAGCGCGGCCGCTCTCGTCGCGATCTTCGGCGGGCTGATATACCTCTATCACTTCCAGCTTTACCGCCCGAACCTGACGGGGATCTCGGACCAGCTCTACTTCATGTTCCGCTCGGCCATCTGA
- a CDS encoding P-loop NTPase, which translates to MSLIDRVAKKYGEGKEKGSLVERTVDKAAPDSARTRAAKPAKPIGAPPAAMPVAETPAAPAKQSSEFVLDFTRLREGGFITPYNRRSRVSEEFRLIKRRLMQRMALNREGGQVRARNREHVILVTSARPGEGKSFNAVNLALSIVLDEGFNVLLVDADVARPSLSKLFNVNAPRGLTDLLGQNPPDMADVLLRERNHPLSFLPAGTAVASATDLFGSPRMNALMDDIADRYTDRIIIFDGPPLLASTEPVVLAQHVGQIVFVVDSDRTSRNAVESALDLLDRHDNVNLVLNKASAQGNTDQFGSYYDAYNRGDAA; encoded by the coding sequence ATGAGTCTCATCGACCGCGTCGCGAAGAAGTACGGCGAAGGCAAGGAGAAGGGTTCGCTTGTCGAGCGGACCGTCGACAAGGCCGCGCCCGACTCCGCGAGGACGCGCGCCGCCAAGCCGGCAAAACCGATCGGCGCGCCGCCGGCCGCAATGCCCGTGGCCGAGACGCCGGCGGCACCGGCCAAGCAAAGCTCGGAGTTCGTGCTCGACTTCACACGGCTGCGCGAGGGCGGGTTCATCACCCCCTACAACCGCCGCTCCCGCGTGTCCGAGGAGTTCCGCCTCATCAAGCGGCGCCTGATGCAGCGCATGGCGCTGAACCGCGAGGGCGGCCAGGTGCGCGCCCGCAACCGCGAGCACGTGATCCTCGTCACGAGCGCGCGGCCCGGCGAAGGCAAGAGCTTCAACGCCGTCAACCTGGCTCTGTCGATCGTGCTCGACGAAGGCTTCAACGTTCTCCTCGTCGACGCCGACGTGGCGCGCCCGTCCCTCAGCAAGCTGTTCAACGTCAACGCCCCGCGCGGCCTGACGGACTTGCTGGGCCAGAACCCGCCGGACATGGCCGACGTCCTGCTCCGGGAGCGCAATCATCCGCTGAGCTTCCTGCCGGCCGGCACCGCCGTGGCTTCTGCGACCGACCTGTTCGGCAGCCCGCGGATGAACGCACTTATGGACGACATCGCAGACCGCTACACCGACCGGATTATCATCTTCGACGGTCCCCCGCTGCTCGCCAGCACGGAGCCTGTGGTGCTCGCCCAGCACGTGGGACAGATCGTGTTTGTGGTCGATTCAGACCGCACGTCGCGCAATGCAGTGGAGTCCGCGCTCGATCTCCTCGACCGGCACGACAACGTGAATCTTGTGCTGAACAAGGCTTCGGCGCAGGGTAATACTGATCAGTTCGGGTCGTACTACGACGCCTACAACCGCGGGGACGCTGCCTGA